CAGCGTGGATACCGAAACCGAGCAGCTGATTCAGCAGGCGATCATGCGCCTCGTCAAGAACAGAACGACGTTCGCGATCGCGCACCGGCTCAGCACACTGAGGTACGCGCATCGGCTGGTGGTGATGACCGAGGGCAAGATGGTGGAGTGCGGGTCACACGATGAGTTGATGGCGTTGGATGGTGTATACGCCAACCTGGTGAACATTCAGCTGGAAGTTAACCAGATCAGGGCTGTATAGGTCCGGTTCCAGAGCAGGAACGCGCGCTGCGCGAAACCAACTGCCGCGCCGTGACGTCAGTTGCTTGAACCACCTCGGTCGGTCGCTTCGCGTGCCTCCATAGCCGGACCGCTCAAGATAACGCGCCATCATGTCTGTTGCCACCATATCCCACCTCACAGTACGTTATGGGACGCGCACAGCCGTGACGGATTTGGATCTCGAAATCCCGGAAGGAAGTGTGGGCCTGCTTGGTCCCAACGGCGCGGGCAAAACCACGCTGATCAAAACGCTTCTGGGGCTGCTGCGGCCGGCATCCGGAAGCGGCTCCGTTTTAGGCCTGGATATTGTGAGCCAGGCTCTGCAGGTTCGACAGCATGTGGGGTTCATGCCCGAGCAGGATTGCCACATCCCCGGCATGAACGCCGTCACGTTTGTCTCGTTCGCCGGTGAACTCTCCGGCATGCCACCCCAGAATGCGATGCAGCGCGCGCATGAAGTCCTTCAGTACTGTGGGCTGGGCGAGGCCCGCTACCGGAATGTGGAGACCTACTCCACGGGGATGAAGCAGCGCATCAAGCTGGCTCAGGCCCTGGTGCACGGACCCAAGCTCCTCTTCCTGGATGAGCCGACCAATGGGCTGGATCCCGGCGGGCGCGATGAGATGCTGGCGATGATCCGTGACATCTCCCATGCGAAGGGCGTCTCCGTCATCGTTTCATCGCATCTGCTGCCCGACATCGAACGCACGTGCGACACCGTCGTGGTTCTGCGCCGCGGCCAGGTAGTTGCGCAGGATAAGATCACCACGCTGCTCGGCATGGGAACGCGTCTGATCGATGTGGAACTCCGCATGCCCAGCGCCGCGTTTGGAACGGCGGTGGAAAAGGCCGGCGCCAAGATCGTCAGTACGCTGGGCACGCGCCTGCGGCTGAACCTTGCGGGCGTTGATGGCGATATCGGCCGCCTTCTCTTTACATGCGCTCGCGATTCATCCTCGCAGGTGCGTGGCTTCAAGCCGGCGCTTCGCACGCTGGAAGATGTCTTCATGGAGTCGGTGGAATGAGCTTCGATCTTACACCCCCACCGGCCCCGGCGCCGATTGCCGACCTGAGCTACCGCGGATATGCGGGTCCGCTGAACCGGCGGACGCTGCGTTGGTGGTATATCACCTCGATATCGGTACGGCTGATGCTGAGGAAGTGGGCGTTCTGGGTGCTGGCGGGAATATCGATTCTGCCGTTTGTAATGTTGGGCGTGCTGACGTACGAACTCGGCCAGGCTCGCCAGGGTATGATCGGTTCCTCGTTCGGCGGCAACTTTCAGGCGTTATTTGCCCAGCAGTTGGCGTCGGCGCAGGCGCTGCAGTACCTGTGGCTCTTGTTTGTCGGCCTGTTGGGCGCCGGCGCGATCGCGGCCGACAATGCCGCCAACGCGCTCCTGGTCTACCTGTCGCGTCCGTTAACACGTTTCGACTACCTTGTGGGTAAGTGGCTGGGCCTGTTCCTGCCCCTGTACGGCATCGCGCTGGCGCCATCGTTACTGCTGTACGCGTTCCTGGCCACAGCATTTACCGGACCGAATGGCTGCTTTGCGGCCGACAGGCTGATGGTATTCCGCCTGTTACTGACCGCGGCCATTCCTGCCGCCGTGCATTCCAGCGCGCTGCTTGGGCTGTCGGCCTGGTCCAAAAGCGGCCGGATGGCCGGTGCAATATGGGCCGGATTCTACTTCGTGAGCTTTATCACGTCGAACATCGTTGGGTTCATTGAGTTTGCGGCCAGCGATCGAACCAGGCAGTCGGTGGCTGGCCGCATGAACGTACCAGCGCTTATGGGCGACATCACGCATCGCATCCTTCATGTCAGTAACCAGGTGAACCCGCTGACGGGTGGCGGGTTTCGGCGTTTTGTGCCGCCGCACGAAACATGGCCGATGCTGTTGGCGCCGCTGGCCGTGCTCGTCGTGATCGGCTGGTTAGCGGCCGCCATGCGCGTTCGTGCCGTCGAGGTTGTGCGCGGTTGATTGCGCTGAACCGGGTGTCGCGCTGGTATGGTCAGGTGCTTGGCATCAACGACGTTACCTGCAGCCTGGGCCCCGGCATTACCGCGCTGCTGGGTCAGAATGGCGCCGGAAAATCGACCATGCTAAAGCTGATCACGGGTCAGCTGCGCCCGACGACCGGAACGCTGCAGGTGTTTGGTAAAACGCCATTCGCCAACCCGGCAGTAGCCCGGACCCTGGGCTATTGCCCGGAGTCGGATGGTTTTTACAATGACATGACCGGGCGCCGGTTTGTAGCGCTCTTAGCGGTTATGAGCGGGCTGCGGGGCGCGGAGATCAACGCGCGCGTCGAAGAGGTTATTGCCACCGTTGGTATGGCGGAGAACGCCGATCGGCAGCTCGGTGGGTATTCCAAAGGCATGAAGCAGCGGATCAAGCTGGCGCAGGCGATTGTGCACCGGCCGGAGATCCTGGTGCTGGACGAGCCGTTGAATGGACTTGACCCGGTCGGGCGTCGGGAGATGGGCGTCATCATCCACAAAATGGCGGAAGCCTGCAAAACCATTATTGTCTCCAGCCACATCCTCCATGAGGTGGAGCAGATGACCCGGCAGATACTGGTACTGCACCACGGCCGCCTGATGGCAATTGGTGATACCGTACAGATACGCGGGCTTATCGATGCGCATCCGCACCACATCACGATGCATGCGGACCGGCCGAAAGAGCTTGCCAAATGCCTGATTGACCTGCCGTATGTGCTTGCCGTTCGGTTCAACCCGCAGGTGCCGAGTGTGGTGGAGGTGGAGACGCGGTCACCGGACCTGTTCTACGTGCAGTTTCCCGAACTTGTGCTGAAGCACGGTTTCGAGATCAGCGAGTTCGATTCTCCCGACAACAATCTTGAAGCAGTTTTCAAGTACCTGGTGGGTGCATGACCGAGTACTGGATAGTTCGCTATGCGCTTTTCGACATGCTCCGGCCAAAGCGGCTGCTCGGAGCGCTGGTACTCGTGCTGGTGCCGGTGTTGCTGGCCCTGTTCTGGCGGTTCGTGCCGCCGCCGGCAGAGTACCATGGCGTTCAGGCCTACTCGGTCATCTCCCCGCTGGTCGTATTCGGCTTCGTGTTGGTCATCGGCGCGGTTCTGTTCGGAACCGGTGTTCTTTCGGCGGAAATGGAGCAGAAAACGATCGTCTATCTGTTGACGCGGCCGGTGGTACGTTGGCGGTTGCTGATGTGCAAGGCGTTGGCCGCCTTTGTGGCTGTAGCCGTGGTAGCGGAGGTTGCCGCTATCGTGACTGCCTTCATCTCAATGGGGACATCCGCCCTGCACAGCCACGAACTGCTGCGGGACCTGGCCATTATGCCGGTCGGCGCCGCCGCGTATACCTCCCTGTTTGTGTTGATGGCCACCGTGCTGGATCGTCCGCTGATCTACGGCCTGTTCTTTGGGTTCGGGTGGGAGACGCTGGCTCCGGAGCTGCTGGGCGCCTACAAGAAGCTGACGATCATGGGATACATCCGCGTTCTCGCGCCGCATCCCAACGTTCCGGCCGGATTCACGGATCAGGCGGCTGTGAGTATCTTTGTGGCGCAGGGCGTCTCCATGCATGCCGCGTGGCTCACGCTGGGCGGTATTTGCTGCGTTTGCCTGTTGCTGGCTTGCACGGTATTCTCCAAACGCGAGTACTCTCCGCGCGACGACCTGGTTTAGCGCACGCCGGGCACTCAGCCCAGCGAGACCACATCAAACCCTGGCGCGGCTATTTCGGCGCTTCGAGCGGCTATGTTCACGCGCTGTTCAATTTGCCGCTCCAGTGCGTCTGCGATTGCGTCCATGCGGTCGCCGTCATGGCTCACGACCAGACCGGCGACCAGCGTGCCGTCGCCGCTGTGGCGCAACTCGGTGAACTCACCGCCATGCAGGTCTCCGGTGACAATGGCGCCGGCAGCATATCCGGGATCACCGCGCAGGGCGGCATGCACATCGAAGAGATCGCTGAAGAAGTAGGGTACGCGGCGAAACGGCTGGTTCTGGCCGGCCATGTTGGCGCCCGCCGTCTGCCCTTGCCATTTGGCGTTCAGGAAGTGCTCGTGGCGAACGGTACGCTGCAATGCCTGGTCGGGATAGAGCGCAATATCGCCGGCGACAAAGATCCCCGGCACTCGGGTTTGTAGAGACTGGTCGACGGTGACGCCGTCGTCCCCATCCTTCGCCAGTCCCGCGCCGACTGCCAGATCCAGATTGAGCGTGGCGCCTACCGCGGCAAGGACCACTTCCGCCTCGATCCGCTTTCCACCTTTGGTTCGCACGTGCGTCACGGCGCCGTTCTCCGTGGCGCCATCAAACGCGGCCGGTTCGTCACCGAACAGGGCCTCGATGCCGTTTGACGAAAGGAGCGATGCAAGGTAGCCGCCAATGGCGGCGCCGGCGAGGCGTCCCCATGGAGCAGGTGATGGCTCGATCACCGTGACCCGCTTACCTCGGCCGGCCAATCCACCGGCGACCTCCATGCCGATAAACCCTGCGCCGCAGATTGCCACCGTATTGGCGGCGGCGAGCGCCTCGCGAAGTCCCAATCCGTCATCCACCGTCCGCAGAGTCCAGACGCCCGGTCGACTGCTTCCCGGAACGCTCAGCGGGCGCGCACGCGCGCCGGTGGCCAGCAGGGCCTTCGCAAACGCGATGGTGTCGCCGTTTGCCAGCCTGGCACTACGGGCGCCGGTGTCGAGCGACGTGACCGGCTGACCCATGAGGAGCTGGATGTTGTTCTTGGGGTAGTAATCATCGAACTTGCTATAGCAATCGTCGGCGGTCATGTCCGGATTCGTGAGCAGGTTCTTGGATATTGGCGGTCGGTCGTACGGCGGATGGGGTTCACCGCACACGATGGCGGTTGAGCTTTCGGTGTCAAAGGTCCGCAGGTTCTGTGCGGCCCAACAGCCGGCCAGACCGCCGCCGATAATCAGGTTTTGAACGCGA
This DNA window, taken from Armatimonadota bacterium, encodes the following:
- a CDS encoding ABC transporter ATP-binding protein, translated to MSVATISHLTVRYGTRTAVTDLDLEIPEGSVGLLGPNGAGKTTLIKTLLGLLRPASGSGSVLGLDIVSQALQVRQHVGFMPEQDCHIPGMNAVTFVSFAGELSGMPPQNAMQRAHEVLQYCGLGEARYRNVETYSTGMKQRIKLAQALVHGPKLLFLDEPTNGLDPGGRDEMLAMIRDISHAKGVSVIVSSHLLPDIERTCDTVVVLRRGQVVAQDKITTLLGMGTRLIDVELRMPSAAFGTAVEKAGAKIVSTLGTRLRLNLAGVDGDIGRLLFTCARDSSSQVRGFKPALRTLEDVFMESVE
- a CDS encoding ABC transporter permease subunit; protein product: MSFDLTPPPAPAPIADLSYRGYAGPLNRRTLRWWYITSISVRLMLRKWAFWVLAGISILPFVMLGVLTYELGQARQGMIGSSFGGNFQALFAQQLASAQALQYLWLLFVGLLGAGAIAADNAANALLVYLSRPLTRFDYLVGKWLGLFLPLYGIALAPSLLLYAFLATAFTGPNGCFAADRLMVFRLLLTAAIPAAVHSSALLGLSAWSKSGRMAGAIWAGFYFVSFITSNIVGFIEFAASDRTRQSVAGRMNVPALMGDITHRILHVSNQVNPLTGGGFRRFVPPHETWPMLLAPLAVLVVIGWLAAAMRVRAVEVVRG
- a CDS encoding ABC transporter ATP-binding protein; the encoded protein is MIALNRVSRWYGQVLGINDVTCSLGPGITALLGQNGAGKSTMLKLITGQLRPTTGTLQVFGKTPFANPAVARTLGYCPESDGFYNDMTGRRFVALLAVMSGLRGAEINARVEEVIATVGMAENADRQLGGYSKGMKQRIKLAQAIVHRPEILVLDEPLNGLDPVGRREMGVIIHKMAEACKTIIVSSHILHEVEQMTRQILVLHHGRLMAIGDTVQIRGLIDAHPHHITMHADRPKELAKCLIDLPYVLAVRFNPQVPSVVEVETRSPDLFYVQFPELVLKHGFEISEFDSPDNNLEAVFKYLVGA
- a CDS encoding ABC transporter permease, producing MTEYWIVRYALFDMLRPKRLLGALVLVLVPVLLALFWRFVPPPAEYHGVQAYSVISPLVVFGFVLVIGAVLFGTGVLSAEMEQKTIVYLLTRPVVRWRLLMCKALAAFVAVAVVAEVAAIVTAFISMGTSALHSHELLRDLAIMPVGAAAYTSLFVLMATVLDRPLIYGLFFGFGWETLAPELLGAYKKLTIMGYIRVLAPHPNVPAGFTDQAAVSIFVAQGVSMHAAWLTLGGICCVCLLLACTVFSKREYSPRDDLV
- a CDS encoding FAD-dependent oxidoreductase — encoded protein: MEHRVQNLIIGGGLAGCWAAQNLRTFDTESSTAIVCGEPHPPYDRPPISKNLLTNPDMTADDCYSKFDDYYPKNNIQLLMGQPVTSLDTGARSARLANGDTIAFAKALLATGARARPLSVPGSSRPGVWTLRTVDDGLGLREALAAANTVAICGAGFIGMEVAGGLAGRGKRVTVIEPSPAPWGRLAGAAIGGYLASLLSSNGIEALFGDEPAAFDGATENGAVTHVRTKGGKRIEAEVVLAAVGATLNLDLAVGAGLAKDGDDGVTVDQSLQTRVPGIFVAGDIALYPDQALQRTVRHEHFLNAKWQGQTAGANMAGQNQPFRRVPYFFSDLFDVHAALRGDPGYAAGAIVTGDLHGGEFTELRHSGDGTLVAGLVVSHDGDRMDAIADALERQIEQRVNIAARSAEIAAPGFDVVSLG